In the genome of Drosophila yakuba strain Tai18E2 chromosome 3R, Prin_Dyak_Tai18E2_2.1, whole genome shotgun sequence, one region contains:
- the LOC6535416 gene encoding formin-like protein 14 isoform X2 — protein MSQRNHRVDRFAQMTKQEEIIAKKRQEILEKQKTAQLAKAVAAAQNLAAQLKTETPAGKPICNEVEVEEEDARYLDTATQETSLTVGEEGNSLEDVHNETMGSKGKSDEAVATKTLNSFTGKTGKITSGLKRQHLPQPSVEQPPPKVKNTFCNDGSFLENFKKILEKHEKPPQPLIVPPVPVSSAEENNAVETEISEQNNSPHLEAAIAISSAASMANSITVTSSAPTHLAFGLPVQAVQPPPPPPFAFNTTLLQQGPPQMQLPAAFFHGHLPLHLHPAVAPPPPPPPPQLPIALANMGPIYMQLGPSPVEAMQLNAIPAPKEFDLNAIPKPQINLEAIQMPTIGGHSAEQLGLLPDRMPVNPHPPPPPPPVVEEMEQQHQQVASPNSTQSTAVPPQGFFMIRAASSIEAITPNSSTTNVSALSDSG, from the exons ATGTCACAGCGAAATCACAGAGTGGACCGCTTCGCCCAGATGACGAAGCAGGAGGAAATCATTGCCAAGAAGCGCCAGGAGATCCTCGAGAAGCAGAAGACGGCACAGCTGGCGAAGGCGGTAGCCGCGGCGCAGAACTTGGCAGCGCAGTTGAAAACCGAGACGCCTGCAGGAAAGCCAATTTGCAACGAGGTGGAGGTAGAGGAGGAGGATGCCCGATACCTGGACACCGCCACCCAGGAAACCTCTCTAACCGTAGGCGAGGAGGGTAATAGCCTAGAGGATGTTCACAATGAGACCATGGGGAGCAAGGGAAAGTCTGATGAAGCGGTGGCCACAAAGACGCTGAATAGCTTCACCGGCAAAACGGGCAAAATCACATCTGGCCTGAAGCGTCAGCATCTGCCTCAGCCCAGTGTGGAGCAGCCACCACCAAAGGTTAAGAATACTTTCTGCAACGATGGTTCCTTTTTAGAGAATTTCAAGAAAATTCTCGAAAAACACGAAAAGCCTCCACAGCCCTTGATTGTTCCGCCTGTTCCTGTGTCCAG CGCCGAGGAGAATAATGCCGTGGAGACGGAAATATCAGAGCAGAACAACAGTCCCCATCTAGAGGCGGCCATTGCCATCAGCTCGGCAGCATCTATGGCTAACTCCATTACGGTGACCAGCTCGGCGCCAACTCACTTAGCCTTTGGATTACCCGTGCAAGCAGTacagccaccaccgccgccgccgtttGCCTTCAATACTACGCTTCTGCAACAGGGACCACCGCAGATGCAGCTCCCAGCTGCCTTCTTTCACGGCCATTTGCCTTTGCACCTTCATCCGGCAGTAGCTCCTCCCccacctccaccgcctccACAGCTGCCGATCGCTCTGGCTAACATGGGACCGATTTACATGCAGCTTGGACCGTCTCCAGTTGAAGCTATGCAACTAAATGCCATACCGGCGCCCAAAGAATTTGACTTGAATGCCATACCTAAGCCGCAAATAAATCTGGAGGCTATCCAAATGCCCACCATCGGGGGTCACTCGGCGGAGCAGCTTGGCCTCCTGCCGGACCGCATGCCAGTTAATCCACAcccaccgcctccgccgccaccTGTAGTGGAGGAGATGgagcaacagcaccagcaaGTGGCATCTCCAAATTCAACTCAGTCAACAGCTGTCCCGCCACAAG GTTTCTTTATGATAAGAGCTGCGAGCAGTATCGAAGCTATCACTCCCAACTCCTCGACTACAAACGTCAGCGCGCTGAGCGACAGCGGCTAA
- the LOC6535415 gene encoding kinase suppressor of Ras 1, translating into MSRMSSNNNAPASAPDTGSTNANDTISGSLSVDSNLVIIQDMIELSANHLEGLRTQCAISSTLTQQEIRCLESKLVRYFSELLLAKMRLNERIPANGLVPHATGNELRQWLRVVGLSQETLTACLARLNTLEQSLRLSDDEIRQILAGSPSQREEEELRRLTRAMQNLRKCMESLESGTAATNNDPEQWHWDSWDRSIHIHRGSVGNIGLGHNSTASPRTHHRQHGIKGKNSTLANSTTSKSGRHSPLAMEELNSTQGSQLTLTLTPSPPNSPFTPSSGLSSSLNGTPQRGRGTPPPARKHQTLLSQSHVQVDGEQLTRNRLPTDPSPDSHSSTSSDIFVDANTNATSGGSSSNVLMVPCSPGVGHVGMGHAIKHRFTKALGFMASCTLCQKQVFHRWMKCTDCKYICHKSCAPHVPPSCGLPREYVDEFRHIKEQGGYASLPHVHAKGSPLVKKSTLGKPLHQQHGDSSSPSSSCTSSTPSSPALFQQRERELDQAGSSSSANLLPTPSLGKHQPSQFNFPNVTVTRSGGGGGVSLISNEPVADQFPTAPVTANGGLDSLVSSSNGHMSSLIGSQTSTASSAGTLTGSLVNSTTTTSTSSFFPRKLSTAGVDKRTPFTSEYTDTHKSNDSDKTVSLSGSASTDSDRTPVRVDSTEDGDSGHWRQNSISLKEWDIPYGDLLLLERIGQGRFGTVHRALWHGDVAVKLLNEDYLQDEHMLETFRSEVANFKNTRHENLVLFMGACMNPPYLAIVTSLCKGNTLYTYIHQRREKFAMNRTLLIAQQIAQGMGYLHAREIIHKDLRTKNIFIENGKVIITDFGLFSSTKLLYCDMGLGVPHNWLCYLAPELIRALQPEKPRGECLEFTPYSDVYSFGTVWYELICGEFTFKDQPAESIIWQVGRGMKQSLANLQSGRDVKDLLMLCWTYEKEHRPQFARLLSLLEHLPKKRLARSPSHPVNLSRSAESVF; encoded by the coding sequence ATGAGCAGGatgagcagcaacaacaatgcccCCGCATCAGCCCCAGACACCGGATCCACCAACGCCAACGATACCATCTCTGGTTCGCTGTCCGTGGACAGCAATCTGGTCATCATTCAGGACATGATTGAACTCTCGGCTAACCATCTGGAGGGCCTGCGAACTCAGTGTGCGATCAGCTCCACGCTGACGCAGCAGGAGATTCGTTGCCTGGAGTCTAAGCTAGTTCGTTACTTCTccgagctgctgctggcgaAGATGCGGCTAAACGAGCGCATCCCAGCCAATGGGCTTGTGCCCCACGCAACGGGCAACGAACTGAGGCAATGGCTCCGCGTAGTGGGCCTTAGCCAGGAGACCCTTACCGCCTGTCTTGCTCGCCTAAACACTCTGGAGCAAAGCCTGCGTCTCAGCGACGATGAAATCCGTCAGATTCTGGCCGGCAGCCCCAGCCAGCGAGAGGAGGAGGAACTGCGACGTCTGACCAGGGCCATGCAGAACTTAAGGAAGTGCATGGAGTCGCTGGAGAGCGGTACTGCGGCCACCAACAACGATCCAGAGCAGTGGCACTGGGACTCCTGGGACAGGTCCATCCACATTCACCGCGGCAGTGTGGGAAACATTGGACTGGGTCACAATTCAACCGCCTCCCCGAGAACCCATCATCGCCAGCATGGTATTAAGGGAAAGAATTCCACTCTGGCCAACTCCACTACCTCCAAAAGTGGCCGACACTCGCCCTTAGCGATGGAAGAGCTGAACAGCACACAGGGTTCCCAGCTGACCTTAACCCTCACGCCCTCGCCCCCTAACTCGCCCTTCACGCCTTCCAGTGGGCTAAGCAGCAGTCTTAACGGAACACCGCAGAGGGGTCGTGGTACCCCGCCACCAGCAAGAAAGCACCAGACCTTGCTGAGCCAGAGCCACGTGCAAGTGGACGGGGAGCAATTAACCCGCAACCGTTTGCCTACTGATCCCAGCCCCGATAGTCACAGCTCAACCAGCTCGGACATCTTTGTGGACGCAAATACTAATGCCACCTCCGGAGGAAGTTCCTCAAACGTGCTAATGGTGCCGTGCTCCCCGGGCGTGGGTCACGTGGGCATGGGTCATGCCATTAAGCATCGTTTCACCAAGGCTTTGGGCTTCATGGCCAGTTGCACACTATGCCAGAAGCAGGTGTTCCACCGCTGGATGAAGTGCACCGACTGCAAGTACATCTGCCACAAGTCATGCGCCCCACACGTGCCGCCTTCTTGTGGACTTCCACGAGAATATGTAGACGAGTTTCGGCACATAAAAGAACAGGGCGGATACGCCAGTCTGCCGCATGTGCACGCGAAAGGATCACCTTTGGTAAAGAAGAGCACTTTGGGTAAGCCATTGCATCAACAGCACGGTGACAGCAGTTCGCCGAGTTCCAGCTGCACGAGTTCCACCCCAAGCAGTCCGGCGCTGTTCCAGCAAAGGGAGCGCGAACTGGATCAGGCTGGCAGCAGCTCTAGCGCCAATTTGTTACCTACACCTTCGCTTGGCAAGCACCAGCCAAGTCAATTCAACTTTCCAAACGTGACGGTGACAAGAAGtggcggaggcggtggtgtGTCGCTCATCTCGAATGAACCAGTGGCAGACCAATTTCCCACGGCGCCTGTAACAGCCAATGGAGGGCTGGATAGTCTGGTAAGCAGCTCTAATGGGCACATGAGCTCCCTCATCGGTAGCCAAACTTCAACCGCTTCTAGTGCTGGCACCTTGACGGGCAGTCTGGTGAATAGCACAACCACAACCAGCACCAGCAGTTTCTTTCCGCGGAAATTAAGCACAGCCGGTGTGGATAAGAGGACGCCTTTCACCAGCGAGTACACGGACACGCACAAGTCAAATGACAGCGACAAAACAGTCTCCTTGTCTGGAAGTGCGAGCACGGATTCGGACCGGACACCCGTTCGGGTGGATTCAACAGAAGACGGTGACTCGGGACACTGGCGTCAGAACTCTATCTCACTCAAGGAATGGGACATCCCGTATGGTGATCTGCTTCTGCTCGAGCGGATAGGGCAAGGACGCTTTGGAACCGTGCATCGAGCCCTGTGGCACGGAGATGTCGCGGTAAAGCTGCTCAACGAGGACTATCTGCAAGACGAACACATGCTAGAGACCTTTCGCAGCGAAGTAGCCAACTTCAAAAACACTCGACACGAGAATCTGGTGCTGTTCATGGGAGCCTGCATGAACCCACCATATTTGGCCATTGTGACTTCCTTGTGCAAGGGCAACACCTTGTATACTTATATTCACCAGCGCCGGGAGAAGTTTGCCATGAACCGAACTCTCCTCATTGCTCAGCAAATCGCCCAGGGTATGGGCTACCTGCACGCGAGGGAGATCATTCACAAGGATTTACGCACCAAGAATATCTTTATCGAGAACGGCAAGGTAATTATCACGGACTTTGGGCTGTTCAGCTCAACCAAGCTGCTCTACTGTGATATGGGACTAGGGGTGCCACACAACTGGTTGTGCTACCTGGCGCCGGAGCTTATCCGAGCATTGCAGCCGGAAAAGCCGCGTGGAGAGTGTTTGGAGTTTACCCCATACTCCGATGTATACTCTTTTGGAACAGTTTGGTACGAGCTGATCTGCGGCGAGTTTACGTTCAAGGATCAGCCGGCGGAATCGATCATCTGGCAGGTGGGCCGTGGGATGAAGCAGTCGCTGGCCAACCTGCAGTCTGGACGGGATGTCAAAGACTTGCTGATGCTGTGCTGGACGTACGAGAAGGAGCACCGACCACAATTCGCACGTCTGCTGTCGTTGCTGGAGCATCTTCCCAAGAAGCGTCTGGCGCGCAGTCCCTCCCACCCAGTCAACCTTTCCCGATCCGCCGAGTCTGTGTTCTGA